In one window of Nocardiopsis aegyptia DNA:
- a CDS encoding ABC transporter permease, protein MYVLQNAARNVWRNRGRNMLLGAMMLVVIATTVIAMMITSTSSGIIEDYKSRFGSEVTFTPDIESLREEASADASADANGGPMRLEMPTIDADQYLAFGDSEYLKAADYTASTGIVPTDLTVVDEDLGGGSSGMRMGGGPGQEEEQESDDAVSYMAQLMAGSFEEFDDGSRVLADGEMPEELNEVIVSSEIAELNELEIGDTFTATGALTDPDGGEAKEIGYDDLTVVGVYDDLTEEYSRTPVQNAYSNTRNQVLTNVDTVLENYDSAYGGIQVSATYYLTSPDVLDEFEEEVRAEGLPEVFEVTTDESAYETIVAPVEGLKSISTTFMIVVLALGGVIIALLSSTAIRERKYEIGVLRAMGMKKSVVALGLWVESLILTATCLVAGLALGALVAQPVTDTLLAGQVAAAETATEGQGPMGDGMGRGGGMGMGGGGGAGGFGPAGGATDAEPLTELAVGLSPAGVGQIALVAFLLATLAGVVAISRITKYEPIKILAERN, encoded by the coding sequence ATGTACGTCCTCCAGAACGCCGCACGGAACGTGTGGCGCAACCGGGGCAGGAACATGCTCCTCGGCGCGATGATGCTGGTGGTCATCGCCACCACGGTGATCGCCATGATGATCACCTCCACCTCGTCCGGGATCATCGAGGACTACAAGAGCCGCTTCGGCTCCGAGGTCACGTTCACACCCGACATCGAGTCGCTCCGTGAGGAAGCCTCGGCCGATGCCTCGGCCGACGCGAACGGCGGGCCCATGCGGCTCGAGATGCCGACGATCGACGCCGACCAGTACCTCGCCTTCGGTGATTCCGAGTACCTGAAGGCCGCCGACTACACGGCGTCGACGGGCATCGTCCCCACGGACCTGACCGTCGTCGACGAGGATCTCGGCGGCGGAAGCAGCGGGATGCGCATGGGCGGCGGACCCGGCCAGGAGGAGGAGCAGGAGTCGGACGACGCAGTGTCGTACATGGCCCAGCTCATGGCCGGGTCCTTCGAGGAGTTCGACGACGGGTCCCGCGTCCTCGCGGACGGCGAGATGCCGGAAGAGCTGAACGAGGTCATCGTCAGCTCCGAGATCGCGGAGCTCAACGAGCTGGAGATCGGCGACACGTTCACCGCGACGGGCGCGCTGACGGATCCGGACGGCGGCGAGGCGAAGGAGATCGGCTACGACGACCTGACGGTCGTGGGCGTCTACGACGACCTGACCGAGGAGTACAGCCGGACGCCCGTGCAGAACGCGTACAGCAACACGCGGAACCAGGTCCTCACGAACGTCGACACCGTCCTGGAGAACTACGACTCCGCGTACGGCGGCATCCAGGTCAGCGCGACCTACTACCTGACGTCGCCCGACGTGCTCGACGAGTTCGAGGAGGAGGTGCGCGCCGAAGGGCTCCCGGAGGTCTTCGAGGTCACCACGGACGAGTCGGCCTACGAGACGATCGTGGCGCCCGTCGAGGGTCTGAAGTCCATCTCGACGACCTTCATGATCGTCGTCCTGGCCCTGGGCGGCGTCATCATCGCCCTCCTGAGCTCGACGGCGATCCGGGAGCGCAAGTACGAGATCGGCGTGCTGCGCGCCATGGGCATGAAGAAGTCCGTCGTCGCGCTGGGCCTGTGGGTCGAGTCGCTGATCCTGACCGCGACCTGCCTCGTCGCCGGTCTCGCGCTCGGCGCCCTCGTCGCCCAGCCGGTCACGGACACGCTGCTCGCCGGACAGGTGGCGGCCGCGGAGACCGCGACGGAGGGCCAGGGGCCGATGGGCGACGGCATGGGCAGGGGCGGCGGTATGGGTATGGGCGGGGGCGGCGGCGCGGGCGGCTTCGGTCCCGCCGGCGGCGCCACCGACGCCGAGCCCCTCACCGAGCTCGCGGTCGGCCTGTCGCCCGCCGGGGTCGGCCAGATCGCGCTCGTCGCCTTCCTGCTGGCGACTCTCGCCGGCGTCGTCGCGATCTCGCGCATCACCAAGTACGAACCGATTAAGATCCTGGCGGAGAGGAACTGA
- a CDS encoding YdeI/OmpD-associated family protein, which yields MAELNGVEVVPFPDAAAFDAWLAEHHTRREGVWVRVAKKSSGIASVTSDELVDVGLCWGWISGQRRGLDDLYYLQKYGPRRPRSLWSRVNVEKVTALAAAGRMREPGLAEVQRAQEDGRWDRAYASQATAVVPDDLAAALAADPAARAAFDALDRTARYLVMLPLLQAATSENRQTRLERAVRALSARRPAGDGRSSRWNRL from the coding sequence ATGGCGGAACTCAACGGTGTGGAGGTCGTCCCGTTCCCGGACGCGGCGGCCTTCGATGCCTGGCTGGCCGAGCACCACACCCGCCGCGAGGGCGTGTGGGTCAGGGTCGCGAAGAAGTCGTCGGGGATCGCGTCGGTCACGAGTGACGAACTGGTCGACGTGGGCCTGTGCTGGGGCTGGATCTCCGGGCAGCGCCGGGGCTTGGACGACCTGTACTACCTGCAGAAGTACGGGCCGCGGCGGCCGAGGAGTCTGTGGTCGCGCGTGAACGTCGAGAAGGTCACGGCGCTGGCGGCGGCGGGCCGGATGCGAGAGCCCGGCCTCGCCGAGGTCCAACGGGCCCAGGAGGACGGCCGCTGGGACCGTGCGTACGCATCGCAGGCGACGGCTGTCGTGCCGGACGACCTCGCTGCGGCGCTCGCCGCGGACCCGGCAGCGCGGGCGGCGTTCGACGCGCTCGACCGGACCGCCCGCTACCTCGTCATGCTCCCGCTGCTCCAGGCCGCAACGTCGGAGAACCGGCAGACGCGGCTGGAGCGGGCGGTACGGGCCCTGTCGGCGAGGCGGCCGGCGGGCGACGGGCGATCCTCCCGGTGGAACCGGCTGTAG
- a CDS encoding response regulator transcription factor has translation MRIVLVDDEPALLRSVARSLRFEGYTVTTADDGPAALDAIAASRPDAVVLDLMLPTLGGIEVCRRMRAAGETVPVLMLTARDAVTDRVAGLDAGADDYLAKPFAYEELLARLRALLRRTRSTSSEGPLTAGPLLVDPTGWRATASGADLTLTRQEFLLLEVLVRHPGQVLTRSALYDHVWDGDLDESSNSLEVYVGYLRRKLAAAGADGLIHTVRGVGYTLRTDRSVTR, from the coding sequence ATGCGGATCGTGCTCGTCGACGACGAACCGGCGCTGTTGCGTTCTGTGGCCCGCTCCCTGCGTTTCGAGGGATACACGGTGACCACCGCCGACGACGGGCCGGCGGCGCTCGACGCGATCGCCGCCTCGCGACCCGACGCGGTCGTTCTGGACCTGATGCTCCCCACGCTCGGAGGGATCGAGGTCTGCCGTCGAATGCGTGCCGCGGGCGAGACGGTGCCGGTGCTCATGCTCACGGCCCGCGACGCCGTCACCGACCGCGTCGCGGGGCTCGACGCGGGCGCGGACGACTACCTGGCCAAGCCCTTCGCCTACGAGGAGTTGCTGGCGCGCCTGCGCGCCCTGTTGCGTCGTACGAGGTCCACATCGTCCGAAGGGCCGCTGACCGCCGGGCCGCTCCTCGTGGATCCGACCGGCTGGCGCGCCACCGCGAGCGGGGCGGACCTCACGCTGACCCGCCAGGAGTTCCTTCTCCTGGAGGTCCTGGTGCGCCACCCGGGCCAGGTGCTCACGCGAAGCGCGCTCTACGACCACGTGTGGGACGGCGACCTCGACGAGTCGTCGAATTCGCTCGAGGTCTACGTCGGATACCTGCGCCGCAAGCTCGCCGCGGCGGGTGCCGACGGACTGATCCACACGGTGCGCGGCGTCGGATACACGCTTCGCACCGACAGGAGCGTCACCCGATGA
- a CDS encoding sensor histidine kinase, protein MSMRTRLTVLVSAAVALAVIAASLIAWAMIRGWMVSEMDESLLARVPDAGRIERITGQLPEGAPADNRLFHVNGLIQRDQVAVQFLRPDGAVERQLAPPAFSDRLSALSEDGVSLPVPPAGDPRLDTVTIAGENYRVLSTRVGESATIMRLFQPLSSLEQTLTAIGWTLAATAASGVALAAGVGWAVAATAVRPVHRLVDAAEGVTATGDLSRRVLLRRRKRVRQGKDELDRLGESFNSMLSALETSRAQQRELLENASHELRTPLTVLRNDFGLLARLERSDAGMADERRQLIDDLDTQVAALADEVDQIVTLARGDAVAEPRRLTSLPGIVEQAAARVRRLDPAVAVTVDAQPATAVVYPVALERAVANLARNAVQACAGGGTVTVTLRTTASAHRIEVLDDGPGIDPDEIPRLFQRFFRGAHGRTRPGSGLGLAIVDQVAALHGGQASAMNRPDGGACFVLAWPSATHTVGAAANVRGA, encoded by the coding sequence ATGAGCATGCGGACCCGGCTGACGGTCCTGGTCTCCGCCGCCGTGGCGCTCGCCGTGATCGCCGCGTCCCTCATCGCCTGGGCGATGATCCGCGGCTGGATGGTGAGTGAGATGGACGAATCGCTCCTGGCGAGGGTGCCGGACGCGGGGCGCATCGAGCGGATCACGGGACAGCTGCCGGAGGGCGCACCCGCCGACAACCGCCTGTTCCACGTCAACGGCCTGATCCAGCGGGACCAGGTGGCGGTGCAGTTCCTGAGACCTGACGGCGCCGTGGAGCGTCAACTCGCGCCCCCCGCGTTCTCCGATCGGTTGAGCGCGCTCTCGGAGGACGGAGTATCCCTGCCGGTGCCACCCGCCGGCGATCCCCGCCTCGACACCGTGACGATAGCGGGCGAGAACTATCGCGTGCTCTCGACACGCGTCGGGGAGTCCGCAACCATCATGCGCCTCTTCCAGCCGCTGTCCTCGCTTGAGCAGACCCTCACCGCCATCGGCTGGACGCTCGCCGCGACAGCGGCCTCGGGCGTCGCCCTCGCCGCGGGGGTCGGCTGGGCGGTGGCGGCAACGGCCGTCCGCCCTGTCCACCGCCTCGTCGACGCCGCCGAAGGCGTCACCGCCACGGGCGATCTGAGTCGGCGTGTGCTGCTGCGGCGCCGAAAGCGCGTACGGCAGGGGAAGGACGAGCTGGATCGCCTGGGCGAGTCGTTCAACTCCATGCTCTCGGCCCTTGAGACCAGCCGCGCCCAGCAGCGCGAGCTGCTCGAGAACGCCAGCCACGAACTGCGCACGCCGCTGACCGTTCTGCGCAACGACTTCGGTCTGCTGGCCCGTCTGGAGCGCTCCGACGCCGGTATGGCGGACGAGCGACGACAGCTGATCGACGACCTCGACACGCAGGTCGCCGCGCTCGCCGACGAGGTCGACCAGATCGTCACCCTCGCCCGCGGCGACGCCGTGGCGGAACCGCGCCGGCTCACCTCGCTCCCCGGGATCGTCGAACAGGCCGCAGCGCGCGTCCGACGCCTCGATCCCGCCGTCGCGGTGACCGTGGACGCGCAGCCGGCGACCGCTGTCGTCTATCCCGTGGCGCTCGAGCGCGCCGTGGCGAATCTCGCCCGCAACGCCGTGCAGGCGTGCGCGGGCGGGGGGACCGTCACCGTCACGCTGCGCACGACCGCGTCCGCCCACCGCATCGAGGTGCTCGATGACGGCCCGGGCATCGATCCCGACGAGATCCCCCGGCTCTTCCAGCGCTTCTTCCGCGGGGCGCATGGACGCACGAGACCCGGCTCCGGGCTGGGGCTCGCGATCGTCGATCAGGTGGCCGCCCTGCACGGCGGGCAGGCGAGTGCCATGAACCGGCCGGACGGCGGCGCGTGCTTCGTTCTCGCATGGCCGAGCGCCACGCACACCGTCGGAGCGGCGGCGAACGTCCGAGGCGCGTAG
- a CDS encoding IS481 family transposase, producing MPHTTHANARLAPAGRLALARCVVDDQWPLRRAAERFQVAVTTARKWAGRYRQHGEAGMHDRSSRPARSPRRTPTRRERRVIKLRVLKRWGPARIGGHLGMHASTVHRILTRYRMPRLAHTDRATSRVVRRYERDRPGELVHVDVKKSGNIPAGGGHRALGRPQGRKHRSGAGYAYIHNAVDDHSRLAYSEILADERKETAVAFWARARAYFASVGITVERVLTDNGACYKSHAWRDALAAQGIKHKRTRPYRPQTNGKVERFNRILAEEWAYARPYTSEAERREAFPQWLHHYNHHRFHTALGGPPASRVTNLRGQYT from the coding sequence ATGCCCCACACTACCCACGCCAACGCCCGCCTGGCCCCCGCAGGGCGCCTCGCCCTGGCCCGCTGCGTGGTCGACGACCAGTGGCCACTACGGCGTGCCGCCGAACGCTTCCAGGTCGCGGTCACCACCGCCCGCAAGTGGGCCGGCCGCTACCGGCAACACGGCGAAGCCGGTATGCACGACCGCTCCAGCCGCCCGGCCCGCTCACCCCGGCGCACCCCCACCCGGCGGGAGCGCCGCGTCATCAAACTCCGTGTCCTCAAACGGTGGGGGCCGGCCCGCATCGGCGGCCACCTGGGCATGCACGCCTCGACCGTGCACCGGATCCTGACCCGTTACCGCATGCCCCGCCTGGCCCACACCGACCGGGCCACCAGCCGGGTGGTGCGCCGCTATGAACGGGACCGGCCCGGCGAGCTCGTGCACGTGGACGTCAAGAAGAGCGGCAACATCCCCGCCGGCGGAGGCCACCGGGCGCTGGGACGGCCCCAGGGCCGCAAACACCGCTCCGGGGCCGGTTACGCCTACATCCACAACGCCGTGGACGACCACTCCCGCCTGGCCTACTCCGAGATCCTGGCCGATGAGAGGAAGGAGACCGCGGTCGCGTTCTGGGCACGCGCCCGGGCCTACTTCGCTTCGGTGGGCATCACCGTGGAGCGGGTCCTGACCGACAACGGCGCCTGCTACAAGTCCCACGCCTGGCGCGACGCGCTCGCCGCCCAGGGCATCAAGCACAAGCGCACCCGGCCCTACCGGCCCCAGACCAACGGCAAGGTCGAGCGCTTCAACCGGATCCTGGCCGAGGAATGGGCCTACGCCCGCCCTTACACCTCAGAGGCCGAGCGACGGGAGGCCTTCCCGCAGTGGTTGCATCACTACAATCACCACCGGTTCCACACCGCGCTCGGCGGCCCTCCCGCCTCACGTGTTACCAACCTCCGTGGTCAGTACACCTAG
- a CDS encoding response regulator transcription factor produces the protein MIRTVIADDHPVVRDGLRALFASLAGIELVAEAATGREAIRAAVTERPDVIVMDLHMPDVDGAAATAEIARTAPDVAVLVLTMFEDDDSVFAAVRAGARGYLLKGADQEEITRAITTVAAGGAVFGPGIARRVLGHLTAPAPAAAEPFPDLSHREREVLDLIAAGLNNTAIADRLHLAPKTVGNYISAIFAKLRVATRSEAIVRARDAGLGDPGA, from the coding sequence ATGATCCGGACCGTGATAGCCGACGACCATCCGGTGGTCCGGGACGGGCTCCGGGCGCTGTTCGCCTCGCTGGCCGGCATCGAGCTGGTCGCCGAGGCCGCGACCGGCCGTGAGGCGATCCGCGCGGCGGTCACCGAGCGGCCCGACGTCATCGTGATGGACCTGCACATGCCCGACGTGGACGGCGCCGCGGCGACCGCCGAGATCGCCCGCACCGCACCGGACGTCGCAGTGCTGGTCCTGACCATGTTCGAGGACGACGACTCGGTGTTCGCCGCCGTGCGGGCCGGCGCCCGCGGCTACCTGTTGAAGGGCGCCGACCAGGAGGAGATCACCCGGGCCATCACGACCGTGGCCGCCGGCGGCGCCGTGTTCGGTCCGGGCATCGCCCGTCGGGTCCTCGGGCACCTCACCGCTCCGGCCCCCGCCGCGGCAGAGCCCTTCCCGGACCTCAGCCACCGCGAACGCGAGGTGCTCGACCTCATCGCCGCGGGTCTGAACAACACCGCCATCGCGGACCGGCTCCACCTGGCGCCCAAGACCGTCGGCAACTACATCTCGGCGATCTTCGCCAAGCTCCGGGTGGCGACGAGGAGCGAGGCGATCGTGCGGGCCCGCGACGCCGGCCTGGGAGACCCCGGCGCCTGA
- a CDS encoding flavodoxin family protein: MARLLIVHHTVSPATQEMLAAVMDGAGTDDIEGVGVQAKAALAATVGDLLAADAVILGTPANIGYMSGALKHFFDAVYYPAMGDTNGMPYSLYVHGDNDTSGAVRAVESITKGMGWHRHRPPVAVTGRPGNAEREACWELGAVTALAALEREQDRS; this comes from the coding sequence ATGGCACGACTGCTCATCGTTCACCACACTGTTTCCCCCGCCACCCAGGAGATGCTGGCGGCGGTGATGGACGGTGCCGGAACCGACGATATCGAAGGTGTGGGCGTCCAGGCCAAGGCGGCCCTGGCCGCGACCGTGGGCGATCTGCTCGCGGCCGACGCCGTCATCCTGGGGACGCCGGCCAACATCGGGTACATGTCCGGCGCCCTCAAGCACTTCTTCGACGCCGTCTACTATCCCGCGATGGGTGACACGAACGGAATGCCCTATTCGCTCTACGTTCACGGGGACAACGACACCTCCGGTGCCGTGCGCGCCGTGGAGTCGATCACCAAGGGGATGGGCTGGCACCGCCACCGGCCGCCGGTGGCGGTGACCGGGCGGCCGGGCAACGCTGAACGCGAGGCCTGCTGGGAGCTGGGAGCGGTCACCGCTCTGGCGGCCCTCGAACGGGAACAGGACCGCTCGTGA
- a CDS encoding ABC transporter ATP-binding protein → MTTTTTAPAETATLALRDVTYRYPGTDRDVLRGISASFTSGAVHTIVGKSGSGKSTLLSLIAGLDTAGSGEVAFNGTSLAAADRDRYRARDIGVVFQGFNLVTNASAVQNIVLSMNISGSPVKDKAEHAYALLERLGISREDATRPVLKLSGGQQQRVGIARALSHDPAVIIADEPTGALDEKTEEAILGIFTHLAHVENRCVIIVTHSKRVTQIADVVLGIKSGKIGVVGGHR, encoded by the coding sequence ATGACCACGACCACGACGGCACCCGCCGAGACCGCGACGCTCGCACTGCGCGACGTCACCTACCGCTACCCGGGCACCGATCGCGACGTTCTCCGCGGTATCTCGGCGTCGTTCACCTCAGGCGCCGTGCACACGATCGTCGGGAAGTCCGGGTCGGGCAAGTCCACGCTGCTGAGCCTCATCGCGGGACTCGACACGGCCGGATCCGGAGAGGTCGCGTTCAACGGGACCTCGCTCGCCGCGGCCGACCGGGATCGCTACCGCGCGAGGGACATCGGCGTGGTGTTCCAGGGGTTCAACCTCGTGACCAACGCGTCGGCGGTGCAGAACATCGTCCTGTCGATGAACATCTCGGGCAGTCCCGTGAAGGACAAGGCGGAGCACGCGTACGCGCTGCTCGAACGGCTCGGCATCAGCCGTGAGGACGCGACGCGGCCCGTCCTGAAGCTGTCCGGCGGCCAGCAGCAGCGGGTCGGCATCGCGAGGGCGCTCTCCCACGATCCGGCCGTCATCATCGCCGACGAACCCACCGGCGCCCTCGACGAGAAGACGGAGGAGGCGATCCTGGGGATCTTCACGCACCTGGCCCACGTGGAGAACCGCTGCGTGATCATCGTGACGCACTCGAAGCGCGTCACCCAGATCGCCGACGTCGTGCTCGGTATCAAGAGCGGGAAGATCGGCGTCGTCGGGGGCCATAGATGA
- a CDS encoding helix-turn-helix domain-containing protein: MADSRYSPSARRRRLSALLRRMREERNLKIESVNKQLGWASGKLSRMERNEWKLPSVRDMKDLAELYELSDEMHEALTSLARESRVRGWWVDFKDVLRGGLADFESGASMIRTFEALLVPGLFQTADYAAAVLRGSRVMSDSEIERKIDGRMRRQEILASSDAPHVWAVVDEAALRKRVGGSDVMAAQVQHLIRMAELPNIDIQVLRDNVGSHAAMEGAFMILDFPDPADLPLVYIETATEDLYLEQPETIQNYVSTFGHICSEAESPEASVRFLESLS, from the coding sequence GTGGCCGATAGCAGATACAGCCCCAGCGCCAGGCGGAGACGGCTCTCTGCCCTGCTTCGGCGCATGCGCGAAGAGCGCAACCTGAAGATCGAGAGCGTCAACAAGCAGCTCGGATGGGCTTCGGGCAAGCTCAGCCGCATGGAGCGCAACGAGTGGAAGCTGCCCTCGGTGCGCGACATGAAGGATCTCGCGGAGCTTTACGAGCTCTCTGACGAGATGCACGAAGCCCTGACGTCTCTGGCACGCGAGTCCCGCGTTCGAGGCTGGTGGGTGGACTTCAAGGACGTCCTCCGCGGCGGTCTGGCCGACTTCGAGAGCGGCGCCTCGATGATCCGGACCTTCGAAGCGCTCCTGGTTCCGGGCCTGTTCCAGACCGCCGACTACGCTGCTGCCGTACTTCGTGGCAGCCGCGTCATGAGTGACTCGGAGATCGAAAGGAAGATCGACGGCCGCATGCGCCGCCAGGAGATCCTGGCGTCAAGCGATGCGCCGCACGTCTGGGCCGTGGTCGACGAAGCCGCGCTGCGCAAGCGGGTCGGCGGCTCCGACGTCATGGCTGCTCAGGTTCAACACCTGATCCGCATGGCTGAGCTGCCCAATATCGACATCCAGGTCCTCCGCGACAATGTGGGCTCGCATGCTGCCATGGAGGGGGCCTTCATGATCCTGGACTTCCCAGATCCGGCTGACCTGCCGCTGGTGTACATAGAGACCGCGACGGAAGACCTCTACTTGGAGCAGCCGGAAACGATCCAGAACTACGTCAGTACCTTCGGCCACATCTGCAGTGAGGCGGAGTCCCCGGAAGCATCTGTTCGCTTCCTGGAATCACTCAGCTAG
- a CDS encoding DUF397 domain-containing protein gives MHSSTHLTFRKSSYSGRGDNCVEVADLPTGAAVRDTQHRDLGHLTFTDSGEWQAFLTAARRDTL, from the coding sequence ATGCATTCATCCACCCACCTGACCTTTCGTAAGTCGTCTTATAGCGGCCGAGGCGACAACTGCGTCGAGGTCGCCGACCTGCCCACCGGGGCTGCCGTCCGGGACACTCAGCACAGGGACCTCGGACACCTCACCTTCACCGACTCCGGCGAGTGGCAGGCCTTCCTCACCGCCGCCCGCCGCGACACCCTGTAA
- a CDS encoding DUF4352 domain-containing protein, with the protein MGDRFEVESVYYTITSVETGVPLVGNDLFQFPPEQNLAFVVVRVRIENERWSEVPVDASEFALHTGNTTAVPWTEKEHVVLLDPEDAAVEAGGSRELSFAYDAPDLELKHVYVVPGHEADLMVTVDLTRGLEP; encoded by the coding sequence GTGGGGGACCGGTTCGAGGTCGAGAGCGTGTACTACACGATCACCTCCGTCGAGACGGGGGTCCCCCTCGTCGGCAACGACCTCTTCCAGTTCCCGCCGGAGCAGAACCTCGCCTTCGTGGTCGTCCGCGTCCGGATCGAGAACGAGCGCTGGTCCGAGGTCCCGGTCGACGCCTCCGAGTTCGCACTGCACACCGGCAACACGACGGCCGTCCCCTGGACCGAGAAGGAGCACGTGGTCCTGCTCGACCCGGAGGACGCGGCCGTCGAGGCCGGCGGCAGCAGGGAACTCTCCTTCGCCTACGACGCGCCGGACCTCGAATTGAAGCACGTGTACGTCGTCCCGGGACACGAGGCCGACCTCATGGTGACCGTGGACCTGACCCGGGGCCTGGAACCGTGA
- a CDS encoding sensor histidine kinase, with translation MNGDRRAVRLVRLAWALAALAGAELVTALVAVLALGMTMGEVVSSYVLTNAVMGTGFAACGAVLAGQRGRNPIGWLFLAAGLAHLTSAAAVLLAVLGLDLGWPEWGVRALTTVFMAAWPWGIGMFLALALQLFPTGRPVTPRWRRLLVATVVLGIGFTMTMAAEPAPVPIGGTEVATYTGVPFYASVGPLWTVFNAGSLLGIAGALAGLVVRWRRGDERLRRQLLWLVLAGLAAVALNLPRWIVGEGPILLLLAVVLVPVAVTVAILRHQLLDIRLVVSRTALYLGLTLAVVAAYSVLVAASDALVRGASGVPVVAALLIALAFNPVRIRAQRWVDRLFYGSRGDPVGAVSQMSARLAADDLSGVLAGIAEALRLPFAALRHDGREVAAVGDRPESTHTVALAFRGARVGDLVVGHRYGERALSGADRNVLALLASPLAAALHASALSDELQASRERIIAAREEERRRLHRDLHDGLGPVLTGAGYKADAARNLVADAPERAGSLIAEVRTDLKAAVDDVRRIVYGLRPPALDELGLVGAVRRQCEALLIDVDLDAPPALPALPAAVEVAAYRIISEALTNAARHARADSVRVGIRVGTAVEVTVEDDGGSGDPWEPGVGLRSIRDRAAELGGSCRAGPGPNGGRVEAVLPLEVARP, from the coding sequence GTGAACGGAGACCGCCGCGCGGTCCGGCTGGTCCGGCTCGCCTGGGCCCTGGCCGCGCTCGCCGGTGCCGAACTCGTGACCGCGCTGGTGGCGGTCCTGGCGCTCGGCATGACCATGGGCGAGGTCGTGAGCAGCTACGTGCTCACGAACGCGGTCATGGGCACCGGCTTCGCCGCGTGCGGCGCGGTCCTGGCCGGCCAGCGCGGGCGCAACCCGATCGGCTGGCTGTTCCTGGCCGCGGGTCTGGCCCACCTGACCTCGGCGGCCGCCGTCCTGCTCGCCGTCCTCGGGCTCGACCTGGGCTGGCCGGAGTGGGGCGTGCGTGCCCTGACCACGGTGTTCATGGCCGCGTGGCCGTGGGGGATCGGCATGTTCCTGGCGCTCGCGCTCCAGCTGTTCCCCACCGGGCGGCCGGTGACGCCGCGGTGGCGCCGGCTGCTGGTGGCCACGGTCGTTCTCGGCATCGGGTTCACCATGACGATGGCCGCGGAACCGGCGCCGGTCCCGATCGGTGGCACCGAGGTCGCCACCTACACCGGTGTGCCGTTCTACGCGTCGGTCGGACCGCTGTGGACCGTCTTCAACGCGGGATCGCTGCTGGGCATCGCCGGTGCGCTGGCGGGTCTGGTGGTGCGTTGGCGGCGCGGCGACGAGCGGCTGCGGCGCCAGCTGCTCTGGCTGGTGCTCGCGGGTCTGGCGGCCGTGGCCCTGAACCTGCCGCGGTGGATCGTCGGGGAGGGACCGATCCTGCTGTTGCTGGCCGTGGTGCTGGTGCCCGTGGCGGTCACCGTGGCGATCCTGCGCCATCAGCTGCTCGACATCCGCCTGGTGGTCTCACGGACGGCCCTCTACCTGGGACTGACGCTCGCGGTCGTGGCCGCCTACAGCGTGCTGGTGGCCGCGTCGGACGCGCTCGTCCGGGGCGCCTCGGGTGTGCCGGTGGTCGCGGCGCTGCTGATCGCCCTGGCCTTCAACCCGGTGCGGATACGGGCGCAGCGCTGGGTGGACCGCCTGTTCTACGGTTCCCGTGGCGACCCGGTGGGGGCGGTCTCGCAGATGAGCGCCCGGTTGGCGGCCGACGACCTGTCGGGTGTGCTCGCGGGGATCGCCGAGGCGCTGCGGCTGCCGTTCGCGGCGCTGCGCCACGACGGCCGCGAGGTCGCGGCTGTGGGGGACCGGCCGGAATCGACGCACACGGTGGCGCTCGCGTTCCGAGGGGCCCGCGTGGGGGACCTGGTGGTGGGGCACAGGTACGGCGAGCGCGCGCTGAGCGGCGCGGACCGGAACGTGCTCGCGCTGCTGGCCTCGCCGCTGGCCGCCGCGCTGCACGCCTCCGCGCTGAGCGACGAGCTCCAGGCCTCGCGTGAGCGGATCATCGCCGCCCGCGAGGAGGAGCGCCGCCGCCTGCACCGCGACCTGCACGACGGGCTGGGGCCGGTGCTGACCGGGGCCGGGTACAAGGCCGACGCGGCGAGGAACCTGGTCGCCGACGCCCCCGAACGGGCCGGGTCGCTGATCGCCGAGGTCAGAACCGATCTGAAGGCGGCCGTGGACGACGTCCGGCGCATCGTCTACGGCCTGCGTCCGCCGGCGCTCGACGAACTCGGCCTGGTGGGCGCGGTCCGCCGCCAGTGCGAGGCCCTGCTGATCGACGTGGACCTGGACGCGCCCCCGGCCCTCCCGGCGCTGCCGGCGGCGGTGGAGGTCGCGGCCTACCGCATCATCAGCGAGGCGCTGACCAACGCCGCCCGCCACGCGAGGGCGGACTCGGTCCGGGTCGGCATCCGCGTGGGAACGGCGGTCGAGGTGACCGTCGAGGACGACGGAGGGAGCGGTGACCCGTGGGAACCGGGCGTCGGACTGCGCTCCATCCGCGACCGGGCCGCCGAGCTGGGCGGTTCGTGCAGGGCCGGTCCGGGTCCGAATGGCGGCCGCGTCGAGGCCGTCCTACCGTTGGAGGTGGCCCGGCCATGA